One genomic window of Burkholderia diffusa includes the following:
- the orn gene encoding oligoribonuclease yields the protein MTDTAASASQPALVRNELNLVWLDMEMTGLDPDNDRIIEIAVVVTNSTLDIAVEGPVFAIHQSDETLAKMDDWNKSTHGRSGLIERVRASTVTEADAAAQLQAFLAQYVSPGKSPMCGNSICQDRRFMARWMPEFERFFHYRNLDVSTLKELCRRWQPAIYKGFQKRAMHTALADIHESIDELKYYREHFLIPAASAPAGESAPAA from the coding sequence ATGACCGATACCGCCGCTTCCGCCAGCCAGCCCGCGCTCGTGCGCAACGAGTTGAACCTCGTCTGGCTCGACATGGAGATGACGGGCCTCGACCCGGATAACGACCGCATCATCGAAATCGCGGTCGTCGTGACCAATTCAACGCTCGACATCGCCGTGGAGGGCCCCGTGTTCGCGATCCACCAGAGTGACGAAACGCTCGCGAAGATGGACGACTGGAACAAGTCGACGCACGGCCGCTCGGGCCTGATCGAACGCGTGCGCGCGTCGACCGTGACCGAGGCGGACGCCGCCGCGCAACTGCAGGCGTTCCTCGCGCAGTACGTATCGCCCGGCAAGTCACCGATGTGCGGCAATTCGATCTGCCAGGATCGCCGCTTCATGGCGCGCTGGATGCCGGAATTCGAGCGGTTCTTCCACTACCGCAACCTGGACGTCAGCACGCTCAAGGAGCTGTGCCGCCGCTGGCAGCCCGCGATCTACAAGGGCTTCCAGAAGCGCGCGATGCACACGGCGCTCGCGGACATCCACGAGTCGATCGACGAACTGAAGTACTACCGCGAGCATTTCCTGATTCCGGCGGCATCGGCGCCGGCAGGCGAGTCCGCGCCGGCCGCCTGA
- the mog gene encoding molybdopterin adenylyltransferase encodes MTTKRNHPDELVVGLVSISDRASTGVYEDKGIPALQEWLAGALRSPWRAETRLIQDDAPTISATLAELVDVAGCDLVLTTGGTGPARRDVTPEATLAVATKEMPGFGEQMRQISLNFVPTAILSRQVAVIRETVDHAALIINLPGQPKSIRETLEGLRDADGKSTVPGIFAAVPYCIDLIGGPYIETDAAVVAAFRPKSAQRTPR; translated from the coding sequence ATGACGACGAAGCGTAACCACCCGGACGAACTCGTGGTCGGCCTCGTGTCGATCAGCGACCGCGCCAGCACGGGCGTCTACGAGGACAAGGGCATCCCGGCGCTGCAGGAATGGCTCGCCGGCGCATTGCGCTCGCCGTGGCGCGCCGAAACCCGGCTGATCCAGGACGACGCGCCGACGATCTCCGCCACGCTGGCAGAACTCGTCGACGTCGCGGGCTGCGATCTGGTGCTGACAACCGGCGGCACCGGCCCCGCACGACGCGACGTGACGCCGGAAGCCACGCTGGCCGTTGCGACGAAGGAAATGCCGGGATTCGGCGAACAGATGCGGCAGATCAGCCTGAATTTCGTGCCGACCGCGATCCTGTCGCGGCAGGTCGCGGTGATCCGCGAGACGGTCGATCATGCGGCGCTGATCATCAACCTGCCCGGCCAGCCGAAGTCGATCCGGGAAACGCTCGAAGGGCTGCGCGACGCCGACGGCAAGTCGACCGTGCCGGGCATCTTCGCAGCGGTACCCTACTGCATCGACCTGATCGGCGGCCCGTACATCGAGACCGACGCCGCGGTGGTCGCGGCGTTCCGGCCGAAGAGCGCACAACGCACGCCGCGCTGA
- the yjgA gene encoding ribosome biogenesis factor YjgA yields the protein MTRKTRIQPIEHADDDTGNGYDRPSKSQLKREMHALQELGQALVDLPKDALKRMPMPEDLADAVREARRITDHEGKRRQLQYVGRVMRSLTDEETAALRTALDAQRGVNKAATARLHWIERTREQLLASDDALTEFLRQHPEADIQEGRTLIRNARKEAQQGKPPRYFRELFQWIKTASGTDENDADEAPDEAGDDHDDEA from the coding sequence ATGACACGCAAAACCCGAATCCAGCCGATCGAGCATGCCGACGACGACACCGGCAATGGCTACGATCGCCCCAGCAAATCCCAGTTGAAACGCGAGATGCACGCGCTGCAGGAGCTCGGCCAGGCTCTGGTCGACCTGCCGAAGGACGCGCTCAAGCGCATGCCGATGCCCGAGGACCTGGCGGATGCCGTGCGCGAGGCGCGCCGGATCACCGATCACGAGGGCAAGCGCCGCCAGCTCCAGTACGTCGGCCGCGTGATGCGCTCGCTGACCGACGAGGAAACGGCGGCGTTGCGCACCGCGCTGGACGCCCAGCGAGGCGTGAACAAGGCCGCGACCGCCCGCCTGCACTGGATCGAACGCACGCGCGAACAGTTGCTCGCCAGCGACGACGCACTGACCGAATTCCTCCGCCAGCATCCCGAAGCCGATATCCAGGAAGGCCGCACGCTGATCCGCAACGCGCGCAAGGAAGCGCAGCAAGGCAAGCCGCCGCGCTATTTCCGCGAGCTGTTCCAGTGGATCAAGACCGCGAGCGGCACGGACGAGAACGACGCAGACGAAGCGCCGGACGAAGCCGGAGACGACCATGACGACGAAGCGTAA
- the pmbA gene encoding metalloprotease PmbA, producing MAANLDVQARYFPHTQDQLKEIASDILRHAKALGATDAATEISEGDGLSVSVRRGEVETIEHNRDKMVGVTVFIGKKRGNASTSDFSPAAIKDTVAAAYNIARFTAEDDAAGLAEAELLETDPRDLDLYHPWALTADDAVELARRAEDAAFAVSPQIRNSEGASVSAQHSQFVLATSRGFLAGYPYSRHYIACAPIAGTGRHMQRDDWYSSKRSAVDLAAPEAVGRYAAERALARMGARRLDTRKVPVLFEAPLAAGLLGAFVQAVSGGALYRKTSFLVDSLGKPVFAPHVQVVEDPHVPRAMGSAPFDEEGVRTRARSVVNDGVVEGYFLSTYSARKLGTQTTGNAGGSHNLALRSSKTQPGDDFDAMLKKLGTGLLLTELMGQGVNYVTGDYSRGAAGFWVENGVIQYPVEEITVASTLQEMFRHIVAIGADSIVRGTKETGSVLIEQMTIAGQ from the coding sequence ATGGCAGCCAATCTCGACGTACAAGCGCGCTATTTCCCGCACACGCAGGACCAGCTCAAAGAAATTGCCTCGGACATCCTTCGTCATGCGAAGGCCCTCGGCGCGACGGACGCCGCGACCGAAATCTCCGAAGGCGACGGCCTGTCGGTGTCGGTGCGCCGCGGCGAGGTCGAGACGATCGAACACAACCGCGACAAGATGGTCGGCGTGACGGTGTTCATCGGCAAGAAGCGCGGCAACGCGAGCACGTCGGACTTCTCGCCGGCCGCGATCAAGGATACCGTCGCCGCCGCGTACAACATCGCGCGGTTCACGGCCGAGGACGACGCGGCCGGCCTTGCCGAGGCCGAGCTGCTCGAAACCGACCCGCGCGACCTCGATCTCTACCACCCGTGGGCGCTGACGGCCGACGACGCCGTCGAGCTCGCCCGCCGCGCGGAAGACGCCGCGTTCGCGGTCAGCCCGCAGATCCGCAACTCGGAAGGCGCGAGCGTGTCGGCGCAGCATTCGCAGTTCGTGCTCGCGACGTCGCGCGGATTCCTCGCCGGCTACCCGTACTCGCGCCACTACATCGCGTGCGCGCCGATCGCGGGAACCGGCCGCCACATGCAGCGCGACGACTGGTATTCGTCGAAGCGCAGCGCGGTCGATCTCGCGGCGCCGGAAGCCGTCGGGCGCTATGCGGCCGAGCGTGCGCTGGCGCGGATGGGCGCGCGTCGTCTCGATACCCGCAAGGTGCCCGTGCTGTTCGAGGCGCCGCTCGCGGCCGGCCTGCTCGGCGCATTCGTGCAGGCGGTCAGCGGCGGCGCGCTGTACCGCAAGACGTCGTTTCTCGTCGACAGCCTTGGCAAACCGGTGTTCGCACCGCACGTGCAGGTCGTCGAGGATCCGCACGTGCCGCGCGCGATGGGCAGCGCGCCGTTCGACGAGGAAGGCGTGCGCACGCGTGCGCGCAGCGTCGTCAACGACGGTGTCGTCGAAGGCTACTTCCTGTCGACCTATTCTGCGCGCAAGCTCGGTACGCAGACGACCGGCAATGCGGGCGGCTCGCACAACCTCGCGCTGCGCAGTTCGAAAACGCAGCCGGGCGACGATTTCGATGCGATGCTGAAGAAGCTCGGCACGGGCCTGCTGTTGACCGAGCTGATGGGGCAGGGCGTGAACTACGTGACCGGCGACTATTCGCGCGGCGCGGCCGGCTTCTGGGTCGAGAACGGCGTGATCCAGTATCCGGTCGAGGAAATCACGGTCGCGAGCACGTTGCAGGAGATGTTCCGGCATATCGTTGCGATCGGCGCGGATTCGATCGTGCGCGGTACGAAGGAAACGGGCTCGGTGCTGATCGAGCAGATGACGATCGCCGGGCAGTAA
- a CDS encoding dihydrofolate reductase — MTTLTLIVARARNGIIGRDNQLPWKLPEDLAFFKRTTMGAPIVMGRKTHESIGRPLPGRRNIVVTRDAARRFDGCDTVTSLADALALAARDGVPEAFLIGGAQLYAEGLELADKLVVTEIDADFDGDASFPAPDPAHWQEVSREPHQAAAPNTFGYAFVVYARKRR; from the coding sequence ATGACGACATTGACCCTGATCGTCGCGCGCGCCCGCAACGGCATCATCGGCCGCGACAACCAGTTGCCCTGGAAACTCCCCGAGGACCTCGCGTTCTTCAAACGCACGACGATGGGCGCGCCGATCGTGATGGGCCGCAAGACCCACGAGTCGATCGGCCGGCCGCTGCCGGGCCGCCGCAATATCGTCGTCACGCGCGACGCAGCGCGCCGCTTCGACGGCTGCGACACTGTCACGTCGCTCGCCGATGCGCTCGCGCTCGCCGCGCGCGATGGCGTGCCCGAAGCATTCCTGATCGGCGGTGCACAGCTCTATGCGGAAGGCCTGGAACTCGCCGACAAGCTGGTCGTCACCGAAATCGATGCGGACTTCGACGGCGATGCGTCGTTCCCTGCGCCCGATCCCGCGCACTGGCAAGAAGTGTCGCGCGAGCCGCACCAGGCCGCCGCGCCGAACACATTCGGCTATGCGTTCGTCGTCTACGCGCGCAAACGCCGCTGA
- a CDS encoding sigma-54 dependent transcriptional regulator — protein MEAEQRHVIYFSREPNDALRGHFDECGWRVDLAESARDVRRVVQHGVATAGLLDFSPGFRPADLRELETCLSIQHIGWIAATRRGQLQDATLRHLIRDYCFDYVTMPYEASRIVETVGHAHGMVALTDPVASPVGAGRAEGEMVGTCDAMLGLFRTIRRVATTDAPVFISGESGTGKELTAVAIHERSARAQAPFVAINCGAIPSTLLQAELFGYERGAFTGANQRKIGRVEAANGGTLFLDEIGDLPLESQASLLRFLQEGKIERLGAHVSVPVDVRVICATHVDMEAALRDGRFREDLFHRLCVLKIEEPPLRARGKDIELLARHMLERFKGDAHRRLRGFSPDAIAALYGYPWPGNVRELINRVRRAIVMSEGRMITAADLELNEFAILAPVSLTEAREAAERQAIEQALLRHRGRFADAARELGVSRVTLYRLMCAHGMRDRSEPLGGFSAPLPEVPHHAC, from the coding sequence ATGGAAGCCGAGCAGCGGCATGTGATCTATTTCTCGCGCGAGCCGAACGATGCATTGCGCGGGCATTTCGACGAATGCGGGTGGCGCGTCGATCTTGCGGAAAGCGCACGCGACGTGCGGCGGGTCGTGCAGCACGGCGTGGCAACCGCGGGCCTGCTCGATTTCTCGCCGGGTTTTCGGCCCGCGGACTTGCGCGAACTCGAAACGTGTCTGAGCATCCAGCACATCGGCTGGATCGCGGCAACCCGGCGTGGGCAGTTGCAGGACGCCACGCTGCGGCATCTCATTCGCGACTACTGCTTCGACTACGTGACGATGCCGTATGAGGCGTCGCGCATCGTCGAGACCGTTGGCCATGCGCACGGCATGGTCGCGCTGACCGACCCGGTGGCGTCGCCCGTCGGCGCCGGGCGCGCCGAAGGCGAGATGGTCGGCACCTGCGACGCGATGCTCGGGCTCTTCAGGACGATCCGGCGCGTCGCCACAACCGATGCACCGGTGTTCATCTCCGGCGAATCGGGTACCGGCAAGGAGCTGACGGCCGTTGCGATCCACGAGCGCTCGGCGCGCGCGCAGGCGCCGTTCGTCGCGATCAATTGCGGTGCGATTCCGTCGACGCTGCTGCAAGCCGAACTGTTCGGCTATGAGCGCGGTGCCTTTACTGGTGCGAACCAGCGCAAGATCGGCCGTGTCGAGGCCGCGAACGGCGGCACGCTGTTTCTCGACGAGATCGGCGACCTGCCGCTCGAGAGCCAGGCGAGCCTGCTGCGATTCCTGCAGGAAGGCAAGATCGAGCGGCTCGGCGCGCATGTATCGGTGCCGGTCGACGTGCGCGTGATCTGCGCGACGCATGTGGACATGGAAGCGGCGCTGCGCGACGGGCGGTTTCGCGAGGACCTGTTCCATCGGCTGTGCGTGCTGAAGATCGAGGAGCCGCCGCTGCGCGCGCGCGGCAAGGATATCGAACTGCTGGCGCGTCACATGCTCGAGCGTTTCAAGGGCGATGCGCATCGCCGCCTGCGCGGCTTTTCCCCGGATGCGATCGCCGCGCTGTACGGCTATCCGTGGCCGGGCAACGTGCGCGAACTGATCAATCGCGTGCGCCGGGCGATCGTGATGTCGGAGGGCCGGATGATTACCGCGGCCGATCTCGAACTCAACGAATTCGCGATCCTGGCGCCCGTCTCGCTCACCGAGGCGCGGGAAGCGGCCGAACGGCAGGCGATCGAGCAGGCGCTGCTGCGCCACCGTGGCCGTTTTGCCGATGCGGCGCGCGAACTCGGCGTGTCGCGCGTCACGCTGTACAGGCTGATGTGCGCGCATGGGATGCGCGATCGCAGCGAGCCGCTCGGAGGGTTTTCGGCGCCGTTACCGGAGGTTCCGCATCACGCTTGCTAA